The following are from one region of the Endozoicomonas sp. 4G genome:
- a CDS encoding RING finger domain-containing protein — translation MTFFYLSRTDIQHRLSCRLLANKKTMVGIFVPSLLAIMIVPLCYSSPLTDRHHPDGRKLRIESNDGKTRNSTLTVTEGKPAANADFPSVGNGDNGGNGGKGGFFYSPPPRGGGGGRPSGLFEIDPTILQPVVKWPMPIGKDSADGRQAGNVDSRPSGSRPNAGSNDATNHHQQEKREAPENRDNTSPGENNGSSADGNNRKDDNGEESKNNALTHDLQVIANELLAIIESDDPNAAFKFREMLDKLEVEQRVQVLKTKGTNISGNTITPLKAILALPRSAHEDSTRNRFIKHLIESAGYRYLMVFYRNKLLMILYNIVLDIIHKVNQSHQQPPIEHFEKRCFAEYFIQLLLIYSNPVERIRNLLEEISDLAIRNEIINDAQSLIFPKSFVDTLAQSDHQPSFHELMRLSDEVRIQAQYGASETIDDYIAISAFGDNALRVDKEEPTDIIGAECTVCKEQFVRTSNIVKTPCNHLYHVDCLNKWLKRREQNHFIKNCPTCRTELNAFSKKLDDFDKLLKKYRGFHSLAIAKRAVNNWNKAETSHEALYHFVQFCRHSSQASDDSQFVKLLRRIFHPVTKAEIRHHDAINSATFSANNRLVVTASDDGTAKIYAYQSDGSWKEELTIRHDGCVNVASFSADSSRVLTASDDGTAQIHVQKEGGSWEEEMIIRHAEPINLATFDDSSRVLTASDDGTAKIHVQKEGGSWEEEGSINHDGSIYLASFSADGSHVVTAGEDKVVKITGKSADGLWQVKFIVIHESPVNSAIFSPDNRYVVTASNDGTANIIARKDDESWEEELTISHIHTNGQMKSAAFSPDSRHVLTVGWDNLVKIIGKRADGTWVVKAIISHSDLINSATFSPDSQHAVTTSDDGTAKVHSHKNDGSWEEGLNIHHAYPITSVAFSADGRFVITFGLDGVAKIKCLNGALQINIRHPDAIHSASFSPDSRFVQTQSFLPESYSASSIVKITELWKEE, via the coding sequence ATGACGTTCTTTTATCTTTCCAGAACAGACATTCAACACAGATTGTCCTGCCGTCTCCTGGCAAACAAGAAGACCATGGTTGGTATTTTTGTTCCTTCCCTGCTGGCTATAATGATTGTGCCGTTATGCTATTCCTCACCCCTTACTGACCGTCATCATCCCGATGGACGCAAACTTCGGATTGAAAGCAATGATGGGAAAACGCGCAATAGCACCCTGACAGTGACAGAGGGCAAGCCCGCTGCCAACGCCGATTTTCCCAGTGTCGGCAACGGAGACAACGGAGGCAACGGAGGCAAAGGCGGCTTCTTTTATTCGCCTCCTCCCAGGGGAGGTGGAGGCGGCAGGCCATCAGGATTGTTTGAAATTGACCCGACTATTCTGCAACCCGTCGTCAAATGGCCGATGCCCATAGGTAAAGATTCTGCCGATGGCCGACAGGCAGGTAATGTGGATAGTCGACCCTCTGGTAGTAGACCTAATGCAGGATCAAATGACGCAACTAACCACCATCAACAGGAAAAAAGAGAAGCACCCGAAAATCGGGATAACACATCACCGGGAGAAAATAATGGTAGCAGCGCGGATGGTAATAACAGAAAAGACGACAATGGCGAGGAAAGTAAAAATAATGCATTAACTCATGACCTTCAGGTAATTGCCAACGAGCTTTTAGCCATTATTGAAAGCGACGATCCCAACGCCGCTTTTAAATTCAGGGAAATGCTGGATAAGCTGGAAGTGGAGCAGCGTGTGCAGGTTCTGAAAACAAAAGGCACAAACATCAGTGGCAATACTATTACTCCTCTTAAGGCAATATTGGCACTGCCGCGTTCTGCCCATGAGGACTCAACACGCAACCGATTTATCAAGCATCTGATAGAATCCGCTGGTTACCGCTACCTGATGGTTTTTTATCGCAACAAACTCCTGATGATTTTGTATAATATTGTTCTGGACATAATCCACAAGGTCAATCAATCTCACCAACAGCCACCCATAGAACATTTTGAAAAACGTTGTTTTGCTGAGTACTTCATTCAATTGTTGCTGATTTATTCAAACCCGGTTGAGCGTATTCGCAACCTATTAGAAGAAATATCAGATTTAGCCATAAGGAATGAGATTATAAATGATGCACAATCACTGATATTTCCCAAGTCTTTTGTGGATACCTTGGCACAATCTGACCATCAACCATCGTTCCATGAATTAATGCGCTTATCAGATGAAGTGCGTATACAGGCGCAATACGGTGCCTCTGAAACCATAGATGATTACATTGCTATCAGTGCTTTCGGCGACAATGCACTGCGTGTGGATAAAGAAGAACCTACAGACATTATTGGTGCAGAGTGCACGGTATGTAAGGAGCAGTTTGTACGTACGTCGAATATAGTGAAAACACCCTGTAATCACCTTTATCACGTAGATTGTTTAAATAAGTGGCTCAAACGAAGGGAGCAAAATCATTTCATTAAAAATTGTCCTACCTGCCGTACAGAATTAAACGCCTTTAGTAAAAAACTTGATGACTTTGACAAACTATTGAAAAAATACAGAGGTTTTCATTCTTTAGCGATCGCAAAAAGAGCAGTTAATAATTGGAATAAAGCAGAAACAAGTCATGAAGCCTTGTACCACTTTGTCCAATTTTGCCGTCATAGCAGCCAGGCATCTGATGATTCACAGTTTGTAAAACTCTTGCGACGCATCTTTCATCCTGTGACAAAAGCCGAGATCCGCCATCACGATGCGATCAACTCAGCCACCTTCAGCGCCAATAACCGCCTTGTGGTGACCGCCAGTGACGATGGCACTGCGAAAATCTATGCTTATCAGTCCGATGGGTCATGGAAGGAAGAACTCACTATTCGCCACGATGGTTGCGTCAATGTAGCCAGCTTCAGTGCCGATAGTAGCCGCGTGTTGACCGCCAGTGACGATGGGACAGCACAAATCCATGTTCAGAAGGAGGGTGGATCATGGGAAGAAGAGATGATTATCCGCCACGCCGAGCCGATCAATTTAGCCACCTTCGACGACAGTAGCCGTGTGTTGACCGCCAGTGACGATGGGACAGCAAAAATCCATGTTCAGAAGGAGGGTGGATCATGGGAAGAAGAAGGGAGCATCAACCATGATGGTTCAATCTATTTAGCCAGCTTCAGTGCTGATGGTAGCCATGTGGTGACTGCCGGCGAAGATAAAGTGGTAAAAATCACGGGCAAATCCGCCGATGGATTATGGCAAGTAAAATTTATCGTTATCCATGAGAGCCCTGTCAACTCAGCCATCTTTAGCCCCGATAACCGCTATGTGGTGACCGCCAGTAACGATGGCACGGCAAACATCATTGCCCGGAAAGACGATGAATCATGGGAAGAAGAATTAACCATCAGCCACATTCACACCAATGGTCAGATGAAATCAGCCGCCTTCAGCCCCGATAGCCGACATGTGTTGACTGTCGGCTGGGATAACCTGGTTAAAATCATTGGTAAACGGGCCGACGGAACATGGGTAGTAAAAGCCATCATTTCCCATAGTGATCTTATCAACTCAGCCACCTTCAGTCCCGATAGCCAACATGCAGTCACCACCAGTGATGATGGAACGGCAAAAGTCCATAGCCACAAGAATGATGGATCATGGGAAGAAGGACTCAATATCCATCATGCTTATCCGATCACTTCAGTCGCCTTCAGTGCCGATGGCCGCTTTGTGATAACCTTTGGTCTTGATGGTGTCGCGAAAATCAAATGCCTGAATGGTGCTCTTCAAATCAATATCCGCCACCCCGATGCAATCCACTCAGCCAGCTTTAGCCCCGATAGCCGCTTTGTGCAGACCCAAAGTTTTTTGCCAGAATCTTATAGTGCCAGCAGCATTGTGAAAATTACTGAACTATGGAAGGAAGAGTAA
- a CDS encoding RING finger domain-containing protein, which produces MAFLYFYRTDIQHGLSRRFPNKKTMVGIFILSLVAMMLAMMLAMMLAMMLAMMLAMMLAMMLAMMIVPLCYSSTLIDRHHPDGHKFRIEINDERTRNNSTLTLTGGKPAANADFPSVGNGDNGGFFYLPPPPWGGGGGRPSGLFEIDLTLLQPVISWLMSTGKDSGNGRQAANEDGQPSGSRPNAGSNDATNHQEKREAPEDQNQSPGEGNNSSGDGNNRKDDNGEESKNNALTIDDYIAITSFRDNALHVDKEEATHIIGAECTVCKEQFIHTSNIVKTTCNHLYHVDCLNRWFKKREQDRSIRNCPTCRTELNTFGKKLNDFDKLLKKYDGFHSLAIAKRAVIEWNRAETSYETLHHFVQFCRHSSQASDDSQFVKLLRRLIHPVKKAEIHHDDEINSATFSANNHLVVTASDDGTAKIYVYQSDGSWKEELTVHHHGPVKSASFSADSRRVLTASDDGTATIHVRKKDGSWQEEIIIHHREPIHSATFSADSDRVLTASKDGTAKIHVQKEDGSWKEEGTISHDGPIHLASFNVDGSHVVTAGKDNLVKITGKSADGSWQVKLIVLHEGSVNSATFSPDNRYVVTASDDGTANIIARKDDESWAEELTISHIRTNGQIKSAAFSPDSRHVLTVGEDNLVKIIGKRADGSWVVKATISHSDKINSATFSPDSRHVVTASDDEQAKIYGEKTDALWEEEITIRHNHWVSSATFSPDSQRAITTSMDGTAKIHSQKNDGSWEKELTIHHTGRLTSAAFSADGRFVMTFGFDRTAKINYLKDDSSREEMTIRHPHTILKASFSADSRFVLTQSFLSPDVNDLDEIVKISQLWKEE; this is translated from the coding sequence ATGGCGTTCCTTTATTTTTATAGAACAGACATTCAACACGGATTGTCCCGGCGTTTCCCAAACAAGAAGACCATGGTTGGTATTTTTATTCTTTCCCTAGTGGCTATGATGCTAGCTATGATGCTAGCTATGATGCTAGCTATGATGCTAGCTATGATGCTAGCTATGATGCTAGCTATGATGCTAGCTATGATGATTGTGCCATTATGCTATTCCTCAACCCTTATTGACCGTCATCACCCCGATGGGCACAAGTTTCGGATTGAAATCAATGATGAGAGAACACGCAATAATAGCACCCTGACATTGACAGGAGGCAAGCCCGCTGCCAACGCCGATTTTCCCAGTGTCGGCAACGGAGACAACGGCGGCTTCTTTTATTTGCCTCCTCCTCCCTGGGGAGGTGGAGGCGGCAGGCCATCGGGATTATTTGAAATTGACCTGACTCTTCTGCAACCTGTCATCTCATGGCTGATGTCCACAGGTAAGGATTCTGGCAATGGCCGACAGGCAGCTAATGAGGATGGTCAACCCTCTGGCAGCAGACCCAATGCAGGATCAAATGACGCAACTAACCACCAGGAAAAAAGAGAAGCACCTGAAGATCAGAACCAATCACCAGGAGAAGGCAATAATAGCAGCGGCGATGGCAATAACAGAAAAGACGACAATGGAGAGGAGAGTAAAAATAATGCTTTGACCATTGATGATTACATAGCTATCACTTCTTTCCGCGATAATGCACTGCATGTGGATAAAGAAGAAGCTACACACATTATTGGTGCAGAGTGCACGGTATGTAAGGAGCAGTTTATACACACGTCAAATATAGTGAAAACAACCTGCAATCACCTTTATCACGTAGATTGTTTAAATCGGTGGTTCAAAAAAAGGGAGCAGGATCGTTCAATTAGAAATTGTCCTACCTGCCGTACAGAACTAAACACCTTTGGTAAAAAACTTAACGACTTTGACAAACTATTGAAGAAATACGACGGCTTTCATTCTTTAGCTATTGCAAAAAGAGCAGTTATTGAATGGAATAGAGCAGAAACAAGTTATGAAACCTTGCACCACTTTGTCCAATTTTGCCGACATAGCAGCCAGGCATCTGATGATTCACAGTTTGTAAAACTCTTGCGACGCCTCATTCATCCCGTGAAAAAAGCCGAGATCCACCATGACGATGAGATCAACTCAGCCACCTTCAGCGCCAATAACCACCTTGTGGTGACCGCCAGTGACGATGGCACTGCAAAAATCTATGTCTATCAGTCCGATGGATCATGGAAAGAAGAACTCACTGTCCACCACCATGGTCCGGTCAAATCAGCCAGCTTCAGCGCCGATAGTCGCCGTGTGTTGACCGCCAGTGACGATGGGACAGCAACAATCCATGTTCGGAAGAAGGATGGATCATGGCAAGAAGAAATCATTATCCACCACCGTGAGCCCATTCATTCAGCCACCTTCAGTGCCGATAGTGACCGTGTGTTGACCGCCAGCAAAGATGGTACAGCAAAAATCCATGTTCAGAAGGAGGATGGTTCATGGAAAGAAGAAGGAACCATCAGCCATGATGGCCCGATCCATTTAGCCAGCTTCAATGTCGATGGTAGCCATGTGGTGACTGCCGGCAAAGATAACCTGGTAAAAATCACGGGCAAATCCGCCGACGGATCATGGCAAGTAAAACTTATCGTTCTCCATGAGGGCTCTGTCAACTCAGCCACCTTTAGCCCCGATAACCGCTATGTGGTGACCGCCAGTGACGATGGTACGGCAAACATCATTGCCCGGAAAGACGATGAATCATGGGCAGAAGAACTCACCATCAGCCACATTCGCACCAATGGTCAGATCAAATCAGCCGCCTTCAGCCCCGATAGCCGACATGTGCTGACTGTCGGCGAGGATAACCTGGTTAAAATCATTGGTAAACGGGCCGATGGATCATGGGTAGTAAAAGCGACCATTTCCCATAGTGATAAGATCAACTCAGCCACCTTCAGTCCCGATAGCCGTCATGTGGTGACCGCCAGTGACGACGAACAGGCAAAAATCTATGGCGAAAAGACCGATGCATTATGGGAAGAAGAAATCACTATTCGCCACAATCATTGGGTCAGCTCAGCCACCTTCAGTCCCGATAGCCAACGTGCAATAACCACCAGTATGGATGGAACGGCAAAAATCCACAGCCAAAAGAATGATGGATCATGGGAAAAAGAACTCACTATTCATCATACTGGTCGGCTCACTTCAGCCGCCTTCAGTGCCGATGGCCGCTTTGTAATGACCTTTGGTTTTGATCGTACTGCAAAAATCAATTACCTGAAGGACGATTCATCGCGGGAAGAAATGACTATCAGACACCCCCATACAATCCTCAAAGCCAGCTTCAGCGCCGACTCCCGCTTTGTGCTGACCCAGAGTTTTTTGTCACCAGACGTGAATGATCTCGACGAAATTGTGAAAATTTCTCAACTATGGAAGGAAGAATAA
- a CDS encoding DUF29 domain-containing protein, with product MNSLYETDYHQWLGQQREHLIKGQLDQLDVENLIEELELGIKQDFNTLKSHLMILIIHLLKWDYQEKVLQDPWVDDCVKPTWLPSINNPRDKIELHLEENPNVVKRTDEAMAMIYPQAKQKAIDEMNKYARHENQKLNQDSFPVSCPWSFEQLMDKSWPVLKPVKRRK from the coding sequence ATGAACAGCTTATATGAGACTGACTATCACCAGTGGTTGGGTCAGCAACGAGAGCATCTTATCAAGGGACAACTGGATCAGTTAGATGTTGAAAACTTGATTGAAGAATTGGAGTTGGGTATTAAGCAAGACTTTAACACATTAAAATCGCATCTGATGATTTTAATCATTCACTTATTAAAATGGGACTATCAAGAGAAAGTGCTGCAAGACCCTTGGGTGGATGATTGCGTGAAGCCTACTTGGTTACCCAGTATTAACAATCCAAGGGATAAAATTGAACTGCATTTAGAAGAGAATCCTAATGTTGTGAAACGTACTGACGAGGCCATGGCTATGATTTATCCTCAGGCTAAACAAAAAGCCATTGATGAAATGAATAAATATGCTCGGCATGAAAACCAGAAACTCAATCAAGACAGTTTTCCTGTAAGCTGCCCTTGGAGTTTTGAGCAGCTCATGGATAAATCTTGGCCCGTTTTGAAACCAGTTAAAAGGAGAAAGTGA
- a CDS encoding RNA-guided endonuclease TnpB family protein, producing MEFSIQDVVEKPESAGDNTVAADLGIIHTAVMTDGIKSTAVVGRGLRSLTQGKNKKIAGYTRLIDKCQKGSRRRRKLKAEKARYLPRYHRQVHNLLHHTANKMIDFAVERQAGTLVVGDVTEIARNKRKQKKGSRRSNQENSGNPLSRLVEYLTYKGQLRGVDVVKINESYTTQTCPKCGRRHKPSGRNYKCQGCGYVAARDEVGACNILNKYIHNGRMVPDSILPTGSVKYLRPTLLRKSPVVVALNEPTLLGTTLDSVLASEDAGSVEPSKQSLVA from the coding sequence GTGGAGTTTTCCATTCAAGACGTAGTTGAGAAACCAGAATCAGCCGGAGACAACACCGTTGCGGCTGATTTGGGTATCATTCATACCGCTGTCATGACGGACGGCATCAAATCAACGGCTGTTGTTGGTCGTGGCTTGCGTTCATTGACGCAAGGCAAGAACAAGAAAATAGCTGGCTACACACGTCTAATAGACAAATGCCAGAAGGGTTCCCGTCGAAGACGGAAACTCAAGGCAGAAAAGGCCAGATATCTGCCACGATACCACAGGCAAGTTCACAACTTGCTACATCATACCGCAAACAAGATGATCGACTTTGCCGTTGAACGGCAAGCCGGAACATTAGTTGTTGGGGATGTGACAGAAATAGCACGTAACAAGCGTAAGCAGAAAAAGGGATCAAGACGCAGCAACCAGGAGAACAGCGGGAACCCGCTAAGTCGATTGGTTGAGTACCTGACGTATAAGGGTCAGTTGAGAGGGGTTGATGTGGTTAAGATCAACGAATCTTACACCACTCAAACGTGCCCTAAGTGCGGTCGCAGGCACAAGCCAAGTGGGCGCAACTATAAGTGCCAGGGTTGCGGTTATGTTGCAGCGAGAGACGAAGTCGGAGCTTGCAACATCCTGAACAAATACATCCACAATGGACGTATGGTTCCTGATTCGATTCTGCCTACGGGAAGCGTGAAGTATCTACGACCGACCTTGCTACGCAAGTCGCCCGTAGTAGTGGCTTTGAATGAGCCTACTTTGCTTGGTACTACCCTTGATTCAGTTTTGGCGTCTGAGGACGCAGGTTCGGTTGAACCGTCCAAACAGAGTCTTGTGGCTTAA
- a CDS encoding RING finger domain-containing protein: MAFLYFYKTDIQHGLFWHFLANKKGVFAVFVLSLLAMMLAMMLAMMLAMMIVPLCYSSTLIDRHHPDGHKVRIEINDGRNPRDVSQWKISLLLPEGFNDRNNTLCFKAPIAPADSNSIATLVINDLSNYCYQLVLPTREQTPVFQRANGTLVHLKSTTAERPELASVTTDQLLNGKANTTPVTLLALPDNMADSGLETGHAGNSTLTLTGGKLADNADFPSVGNGDNGGFFYSPPPPWRGGGGRPSGLFEIDLTILQPVINWLMSIGKDSVSFEEQPSPARLQITRVNADGSTSEAVIPVSWLGFLDIEQLTDIDFWDTLLQRATTTCPASDSFQRQLSCLQLFLERTVLKTHHGDGQQAANEEGRPAGSRPNAGSKDATNHQQQEKREAPEDQGSKSPGEGNNGSGDGNNRKDDNGEKSKDNASTQDLQVLANQLLAIIKSDDPNAAFEFREMLDNLGRPQRLQVLETKGTNIRGGTSTVTPLEAILELLRSSHEHSTRNRFIKQLIEATGNSYLMIWSDNNHLTILSKIVLDIIHKVNQSHQQPPIGHFEKRCFTEYFIQLLLLDSHPVERIRSLLEEISDLTIRNDIINNAKSLVFPSSFLDTLTQCNKHPSFHELIHLSNELRIQAQDVASETIDDYMVIHSFDENAMRVDKEESTHIIDAECAVCHEQFVRTSNIVKTPCNNLYHVDCLNQRLRKRQRDDSISTCPVCREKLTNLRKQLNGFNELLRKYDGCHSLAIAKRAVEEWNETETTYETLYHFVQFCRHSSQASDDSQFIKLLPTLIHPVTKAEIHHNGTINSATFSANNLLVVTASDDGTAKIYVYQSDGSWKEALTVHHDNAVTLASFSADSSRVLTTSKDGTAKIHVQKKDGSWHEEFIIRHHGPIYTATFSADNSRVLTASVDGTAKIHVLKEDGSWKEEITINHDGPIHLASFSDDGSHVVTVGKDNLVKITGTSADGSWQVKFIVMHKDFVNSAIFSADNRYLVTASNDGTAKIIAQKDDKSWEEEIIIRHIDWMRNNRIISAAFSPDSRHVLTVGEDKRVNIIGKRADGSWVVKTTISHSERINSATFSPDSRRVATASDDKRTKIYAEKTDALWEEEITIHHNHWVRSATFSPDSQHLATTHYSGTVKIHNHKNGGSWEEGFTIHHDFLVTSAIFSADCRFVMTLYLDRIAKITYLKDNSSWKEKNHTQFIIRHPYPISASFSANSRFVLTRSLLSTLVGQKSIVKITELWKEE, from the coding sequence ATGGCGTTCCTTTATTTTTACAAAACAGACATTCAACACGGATTGTTCTGGCATTTTCTGGCAAACAAGAAAGGCGTGTTTGCTGTTTTTGTTCTTTCCCTGCTGGCTATGATGCTGGCTATGATGCTGGCTATGATGCTAGCTATGATGATTGTACCATTATGCTATTCCTCAACCCTTATTGACCGTCATCATCCCGATGGACACAAGGTTCGGATTGAAATCAATGATGGGAGAAATCCCCGGGATGTGAGTCAGTGGAAAATAAGTTTGCTGCTGCCAGAAGGTTTCAATGACCGAAACAATACCCTTTGCTTTAAAGCACCTATAGCGCCAGCAGATTCCAACAGCATCGCAACATTAGTCATAAACGACCTGAGCAACTATTGCTATCAGCTGGTATTACCGACAAGGGAGCAAACACCTGTTTTCCAACGAGCGAATGGCACACTGGTTCATTTAAAATCCACGACGGCGGAGCGACCCGAGTTGGCTTCCGTAACCACCGATCAGCTCCTGAACGGCAAAGCCAACACGACTCCAGTCACCCTTCTGGCCTTACCCGACAATATGGCTGACAGTGGGCTGGAAACCGGTCACGCAGGCAATAGCACACTAACATTGACCGGAGGCAAGCTCGCTGACAACGCTGATTTTCCCAGTGTCGGCAACGGAGACAACGGAGGCTTCTTTTATTCGCCTCCGCCGCCCTGGAGAGGTGGAGGAGGGAGGCCATCGGGATTGTTCGAAATTGACCTGACTATTCTGCAACCCGTCATCAACTGGCTGATGTCCATAGGTAAGGATTCTGTCTCGTTTGAGGAGCAGCCCTCCCCGGCACGTTTGCAAATCACCCGCGTCAATGCCGATGGCTCTACCAGTGAAGCCGTTATACCCGTTAGCTGGCTTGGCTTTCTCGATATTGAACAGCTGACTGATATTGATTTCTGGGACACTCTCCTCCAACGCGCCACCACGACTTGTCCGGCCAGCGACAGCTTTCAACGGCAGCTTAGCTGTTTACAGCTCTTTCTTGAGCGCACTGTCTTGAAAACCCATCATGGCGATGGCCAACAGGCAGCTAATGAGGAGGGTCGACCCGCTGGCAGCAGACCCAATGCAGGATCAAAGGACGCAACTAACCACCAGCAACAGGAGAAAAGAGAAGCACCTGAAGATCAGGGGAGTAAATCACCGGGAGAAGGCAATAATGGCAGCGGGGATGGCAATAACAGAAAAGACGACAATGGAGAGAAGAGTAAAGATAATGCTTCGACTCAGGACCTTCAGGTACTTGCCAACCAGCTTTTAGCCATCATTAAAAGCGACGATCCCAACGCCGCCTTTGAATTCAGGGAAATGCTGGATAACCTTGGCAGGCCTCAGCGTTTGCAGGTTCTGGAAACAAAAGGCACAAACATCAGGGGCGGTACGAGTACGGTCACGCCTCTTGAGGCAATATTGGAACTGCTGCGTTCTTCCCATGAGCACTCAACACGCAACCGATTTATCAAGCAGCTGATAGAAGCCACTGGCAACAGCTACCTGATGATTTGGTCTGACAACAACCACCTGACGATTTTGTCCAAGATTGTTCTGGACATAATCCACAAGGTCAATCAATCTCACCAACAGCCACCTATAGGACATTTTGAAAAACGTTGCTTTACGGAGTACTTCATTCAATTGTTACTGCTTGATTCACACCCGGTTGAGCGTATTCGCAGTCTATTAGAAGAAATATCAGATTTAACCATAAGGAATGATATTATAAATAATGCAAAATCATTGGTATTCCCCAGCTCTTTTCTGGATACCTTGACACAATGTAACAAGCACCCGTCGTTCCATGAATTAATACACTTATCAAATGAACTGCGTATTCAGGCCCAAGACGTAGCCTCTGAAACCATAGATGATTACATGGTTATCCATTCTTTCGACGAGAATGCAATGCGCGTAGATAAAGAAGAATCTACACACATTATTGATGCAGAGTGCGCGGTATGCCATGAGCAGTTTGTACGCACGTCAAATATAGTGAAAACGCCCTGTAATAACCTTTATCACGTAGATTGTTTAAATCAGCGGCTCAGAAAAAGGCAGCGAGATGATTCAATTAGCACTTGCCCTGTATGTCGGGAAAAATTAACTAACTTAAGAAAACAACTTAACGGCTTTAACGAACTATTGAGAAAATACGACGGTTGCCATTCTCTGGCTATTGCAAAAAGAGCAGTTGAGGAATGGAATGAAACAGAAACAACTTATGAAACCTTGTACCATTTTGTCCAATTTTGCCGACATAGCAGCCAGGCATCTGATGATTCACAGTTTATAAAACTCTTGCCAACCCTCATTCATCCCGTGACAAAAGCCGAGATCCACCATAACGGTACGATCAACTCAGCCACCTTCAGCGCCAATAACCTCCTTGTGGTAACCGCCAGTGACGATGGCACTGCGAAAATCTATGTCTATCAGTCCGATGGATCATGGAAGGAAGCACTCACCGTCCACCACGATAATGCGGTCACATTAGCCAGCTTCAGCGCCGATAGTAGCCGTGTGTTGACCACCAGCAAAGATGGGACAGCAAAAATCCATGTTCAGAAGAAGGATGGATCATGGCATGAAGAATTCATTATCCGCCACCATGGGCCCATTTATACAGCCACCTTCAGCGCCGATAATAGCCGTGTGTTGACCGCCAGTGTCGATGGTACAGCAAAAATCCATGTTCTGAAGGAGGATGGATCATGGAAAGAAGAAATAACCATCAACCATGATGGTCCGATCCATTTAGCCAGCTTCAGTGACGATGGTAGCCATGTGGTGACTGTCGGCAAAGATAACCTGGTAAAAATCACGGGCACATCAGCCGATGGATCATGGCAAGTAAAATTTATCGTTATGCATAAGGACTTTGTCAACTCAGCCATCTTTAGCGCCGATAACCGCTATTTGGTGACCGCCAGTAATGATGGCACGGCAAAAATCATTGCCCAAAAAGACGATAAGTCATGGGAAGAAGAAATCATCATTCGGCACATTGACTGGATGAGAAACAATCGGATCATATCAGCCGCCTTCAGCCCCGATAGTCGACACGTGCTGACTGTCGGCGAGGATAAGCGGGTTAACATCATTGGTAAACGAGCCGACGGATCATGGGTAGTAAAAACCACCATTTCCCATAGTGAACGTATCAACTCAGCTACCTTCAGTCCCGATAGCCGCCGTGTGGCGACCGCCAGTGACGACAAACGGACAAAAATCTACGCCGAAAAGACCGATGCATTATGGGAAGAAGAAATCACTATCCACCACAATCATTGGGTCAGATCAGCCACCTTCAGTCCCGATAGCCAACATCTAGCAACCACCCATTATAGTGGAACGGTGAAAATCCATAACCACAAGAATGGTGGATCATGGGAAGAAGGATTCACTATCCATCATGATTTTTTGGTCACTTCAGCCATCTTCAGTGCCGATTGCCGCTTTGTGATGACGTTATATTTGGATCGTATCGCGAAAATCACTTACCTGAAGGACAATTCATCATGGAAAGAAAAAAACCATACCCAATTCATTATCCGCCACCCCTATCCAATCTCAGCCAGCTTCAGTGCCAATAGCCGTTTTGTGCTGACCCGAAGTCTTTTGTCAACACTTGTGGGTCAAAAGAGCATTGTGAAAATTACTGAACTATGGAAGGAAGAGTAA